TTCTACATACAAGGCCGTCGGGAAGAAAGTAGTGACAGATTTCGTCTGTAACAACATAttctgtcgatttgggatacctgaGTCAATCATCACTAACAATGAAACAAATCATAATAGTGATCTCACAAGGGAGATTTGTGAGAAGTTCATAATCTCCCACCGTAagtccacagcctacagaccgtAAATGAATGGgacagttgaagcagccaacaaaaacatcaaaaggaTCTTGCaaaagatagtggacaatcatAGGCAATGGCACGAGATGTTATCCTTTGCCTTACTGGGTTATCGGACCACCATGAGAACATCTACTAGGGCAATGccatacatgttggtatatgACACCGAAGCTGTGATACCCGTAGAGGTCGAGATACCATCTTTGAGGGTCGTTCAGGAAGCCAAGTTAGATGACGCAGAATGGATACGGGTCAGGCAAGAACAACTCATGCGCATTGATGAAAAGAAAATGGACGCAGTGTGTCATGATCAGTTGTATCAAAATAGGATGGCCAATGCATTCAACAAGAGGGTGAAACCTCCTCAATTTACACCGGGGCAGTTGGTTTTGAAGAATATATTCCCTCATCAAGAAGAAGCCAAGGGAAAGTTTGAGCCAAATTGGCAAGGTGCTTACGTGGTCCATCGAGTATTGTCGGGAGGAGCTTTAATCTTGGAAGAGATGGACGGAAGAGTCAGCActaagcctatcaactcagatgcaatcaagagatactacatATGAAGATAGTAGAGTTAGGTTTTGGATTGTAATAGAACAACAACCGAACTGACTTCCCAcggtgggatacgtaggcaacccacgtagggtCCGGTCtctctcttcctcttcttttgagaTAGAAAATCCAAATATCATTTTGTATGTATTCGGAACTACGCCGCAACTTGATTTCCTTTAGcaggaatacgtaggcaatcctcatcggattaaatcatctattgtaattgaactacattctggcctgattccatttggatacgtaggcagtctgagTAAGACTcggcaattttattttttttgtaaatctTATCATCTTGCATCTATTGTAATCGAACTACATTTTGACAATATTCTATTTGGATATGTAGGTTGCCTGAGTCAAGCTCGGTCATCATCATAATTTCTTTATCATTACACACGAACTATATTTAGACCTGATTCTATTTCGGATAAGCTGAAAAGGTTCGGTCATAACCCTAGGAAAACCTTTGTAACACATTAATTTAGATTAGGACGCAATCGCAGTGGCAAGAAGCCACATCATCAGAGGCATCTCATAGCATCAACATCAATGGGACAGAGTGTTGAGaccaaacacacacgcaagtatacgtggtcgtcaagtaataaagttaCTCGAAaatcggatgtcgaacccacagagacttagattgatcgttaactaagcaaactaaaatcaattaattgtccaagatttttaagagtgatatttttctattaatatactattgcggaaattaaataaataacaacTAAATTATCAAGAATGTGATTTTGTATGACGAGATTTTACTTCAGAGGAGATGAAAattccagggttgtggttggtatatcaatcctattaagttcagtaatcacactcgttaatccagattatctatgattgctaattaaccggatcgtttatataaatagaatgttcccacaatactacccCCCTGCCCACAATATATCAATCATATATTCCTATAgtattgagtctatcatgaacgaatataatacggtatttaattaagaaagaccgttaggtatattcctatcctaaccgcgaaatcaTCTCCggagccacgggttcagaaacaagctctctctaattaTACCCTAATCTAAATACAGCTTTcacaagcatagcatagatagtaggatgaattggtagctacaaaaattcacaaattaaaagtagaattaaagaaacaaccacaagatgataatccgaattaatgaagatgtaattaataaacaTTAATAATCATgtgaaccacaaccctagaaactAGAATGCTTAGCTACTCGTGTTCTTGGTAATAATtttccaagtattttgcataaacaaattacaaagaaaagataaagggatGAAGAACTctatgattttctcctccaaaagttgTCCACGTAATGTTCTTGCCTCCGGTCGCCAAAATAACACTTCaaagtggcatttttaggtcaatttatatgtgtaggaaaagacctaaatgTATAGGTCAAGTCCCAGTCAAACCAGGAGATGAAATAAATCTTCAAAACTTGGACTGGACCTCGCcctaggcctggcgtcgccaggctAACGCCTGGTTAAGCTGGCCTCTGCCTTGCAGCGCCAGCCTAACGCCCGGTTAAGCTGGCCTTTACCTGGCCTCGCCAGGTCTAATGCCTGCATAcaagcctggcgtcgccagcttTCTCCTTTTCACTATCCTCGAAcacactttcaacgtttaagtatcccttttcctctactttcatctccaattcacctacacataaaatagactccattacgcgcaaataaagtgtaatttatcattaaagcatgtaaaatgcaaggcaaataatgtacgaaactatggaattatagccataCATCAATACCCCATACTTAaatattgctcgtcctcgagcaatgtcATCATCAAAATTTCTTTATCATTACACACGAACTACATTTAGACCTGATTCTATTTCGGATAAACTGAAAAGGTTCGGTCATAACCCTAGGAAAACCTTTGTAACACATTAATTTAGATTAGGACGCAATCGCAGTGGCAAGAAGCCACATCATAAGAGGCATCTCATAGCATCAACATCAATGGGACAGAGTGTTGAGACCAAAcacacatgcaagtatacgtggtcgtcaagtaataaagtgactcgaaagtcggatgtcgaacccacagagacttagattgatccttaactaagcaaactaaaatcaattaattgtccaagatatttaagagtgatatttttctattaatctactattgcggaaattaaataaataacaacCAAATTATCAAGAATGCGATTTTGTATGACGAGATTTTACTTCAGAGGAGATGGAAATTCCATGGTTGTGGTTGGTATATTAATCCTATTAAGTTCAGTAATCACACTCGTTAATCCAGATTATCTATGATTGCTAATTAACCGGATCGTTTATATGAATAgaatgttcccacaatactacccGCCTGCCCACAATATATCAATcatatattcctatggtattgagtctatcatgaacgaatataatacggtatttaATTAAGAAAGACCGTTAGgcatattcctatcctaaccgcgaaatcttcccccgagccacgggttcagaaacaagctctctctaattaTACCCGAATCTAAACacagctttcccaagcatagcatagatagtagggtgaattggtagctacaaaaattcacaaattaaaactagaattaaagaaacaaccacaagatgataatccgaattaacgaagatgtaattaataaacattaataatcatgtcaaccacaaccctagaaactagagtgcttagccactcatgttcttGGTAATAAGTTTCCAAGTATTTTGCACaaataaattacaaagaaaagataaagggatGAAGAACTctatgattttctcctccaaaagttgTCCACGTAATGTTCTTGCCTCCGGTCGCCAAAATAACACTTCAAAGTGGCGTTTTTAGGTcaatttatatgtgtaggaaaagacctaaatgTGTAGGTCATGTCCCAGTCAAACCAGGAGATGAAATAAATCTTCAAAACTCGGACTGGACCTCGCcctaggcctggcgtcgccaggctAACGCCTGGTTAAGCTGGCCTTTGCCTTGCAGCGCCAG
This DNA window, taken from Nicotiana tabacum cultivar K326 chromosome 4, ASM71507v2, whole genome shotgun sequence, encodes the following:
- the LOC142180067 gene encoding uncharacterized protein LOC142180067, whose product is MNGTVEAANKNIKRILQKIVDNHRQWHEMLSFALLGYRTTMRTSTRAMPYMLVYDTEAVIPVEVEIPSLRVVQEAKLDDAEWIRVRQEQLMRIDEKKMDAVCHDQLYQNRMANAFNKRVKPPQFTPGQLVLKNIFPHQEEAKGKFEPNWQGAYVVHRVLSGGALILEEMDGRVSTKPINSDAIKRYYI